A stretch of DNA from Flavobacteriaceae bacterium MAR_2009_75:
TCCGGGTGGTGGGCTCTACGGGCTAAGTATTGAAAGTGAAGGCAATATGGTGGCCAAATGGCTTAACGATAAAGGTATTACCGTCTTTGTTCTAAAATATAGGCTTGTACCGACAGGTGAAGACGGTACTAAGGAAATAAGTGACGAAGGTGTAAACAACCCCGCTAAAATTGGGGAACGCATCAAACCTATTCTACCCATATCAATTGCAGATGGTCTATCAGCTGTGGCCTATGTGCGGGAAAATGCCCAAATGTATAGTGTTGACGTTTCTAAAATTGGTTTTATGGGCTTTTCGGCCGGAGGGGCGGTAACCATGGGGGTTGCCTATTATGCAAATACCATAGATAAGCCCGATTTTATAGTGCCCGTTTATCCGTGGACGACGGCATTCCCTGTACAAGATGCTCCAACCGATGCGCCCAAGATGTTGATTGTATGTGCTACTGACGATCCGCTAGGCTTAGCCAAGGGTAGTATTGCACTCTATAATTCATGGCTAAACAAAGGTTACCGACCTGCGTTACACATGTATTCACAAGGTGGCCACGGATTCGGCATGAAAACCCAAGATTTGCCTTCTGACGATTGGATACAACGCTTCTACGACTGGGCCGTGGTTGAAAACATCGTTTCGACTTCTAAAAAAGACTAATTTTTATTCCTAAAAAAATTAAATGATTATTTGAAAAAAGGTACATTTTTGTCCGCATATTTTTTCATGCCCTCTTCGTTAATTTCTACTCCAATACCTGGTTTCTCCGATAGTTTTATAAAACCATCTTCTACCATTTCTTCGTCATAGGTAACGATTTCTTTATACATGGGATCTTTATGAAAATAAATCTGCCACTCAAGTATCATAAAATTGGGCACCGAGGCACAAACATGACATGAGGCCATTGCTCCTAGAAAAGACGCTACCATATGAGGAGCAAAAGGCACATAATAGAGATTGGCCAAATTAGCGATTCGTTGTGCTTCACCTAGCCCCCCGGCCTTTTGCAGGTCAGGCATGATAATATCGACTGCACCTGTTTCCAAAAGTGGCCTAAACCCATGGGCGAGGTAGTGATTTTCTCCAGCGCATATAGGCGTGCTAGTCGACTCCGTTATTTTTTTGTATGCATCAGTATTTTCAGCAGGTATAGGTTCTTCGAGCCACATCATATTTAAAGGCTCAAGCATCTTTGCGACCTTTTCACCTGTAATTGCATCGTATTTACCATGCATGTCTGCACATATATCGATGTTTGGCCCAACAGCCTCACGAGTAGCTGCCATTTGGTCGTACATACGCTGAATTTCCGCAGGGCCCGCCGTCCAATTGTATTTATCATATTTATTAGGATCATTGGCCTGATCCAAATCAAACTTCACCGCCGTAAAGCCCATATCCACGGCTTCTTTGGCACTCGCTGCAAAATCTTCGGGTTTGGGAAGCCTGTTTTGATACAGTGCCGTATCCATATAAACCCTAATCTTGTCCCTGAATTTTCCTCCTAAAAGTTGATATACTGGGAGGTTCAGGGCTTTTCCCGCTAAATCCCACAGGGCAGTCTCGACAGCGGTCAAAACCGCAACGAACATTCCCGATTGTGCACCTTCAAAAAAACCGCTTCTTCGTATGTCTTCAAAAAGTCGATGAACGTTCAACGGGCTCTTTCCTTTTATTCGCTCTCCAAAACTTTTGACCAAATGATAAGTACCAGGGGTCGCGTCAACCCCCTCACCATGACCCACAATATCTTGATTACTATAAATTTTTACGAAAAGACTATGGCCACCACGTATGAACCCACATTTGATATCCGTTATCTTTAGATCGGATGGTGCCGACATTTTTGGGGTTCGCTCAATGGCATCTATATATTCTTTTCCATAATTGACCAACGGCAAAGTGGTCAAGGCTGTGGTGGCAACGGCTTTAGATAGAAAGTCTCTTCTTGAATTTTTCATAATCGGACAGTTTAATTGGATGATTCACAATTACTACGTAATCAAACCGAAGAAACCCTAAAAAATAACCGATATTTTTACTTAACTACCAAGTTCTGGTCTTTAACAGCTCCTGAATCTGTTCCTTAGGTACGGGAAGTTCATCAATATGAGCGTTCAACCATTGAGAGAAATCTTTTTCGATTTTATCTGACCAACGGTTATCAATTTCACCGGGGGTATACTTTTGCTCTCTAAGTCTTTGGTGACCGAACATATCGCGAAGCCGAACCACTTCTGAAATTTTGACCACTTTTTCTGCTAAATGGGGCGGAATGAAAATAACACCTCCATCTCGGCCTAAAACTATATCACCCGGAATTACGGTAGCCATACCTATTCGTGTAGGCGTGTTTATGCCTATCAAAGTGGTGTTCAAATCATCATCGGGATTGTTGAGATGGTGAGAAGGGTGATAGGTTCGAAAAAAGGAAGTGAAACCGCCGATTTCTTTAAGACCGTTTATATCACGTATGGCCCCGTCATAGACGATTCCGTTACCTGTTTTCGCATAAATGGAATTTCCCAAATTATCTCCTATGGTGGGTCCATCTACATGTGCACCGAACTGATCTACTACATAAACATCTCCTTTTTGAAGCAAATCAATGGTCCAAGCATTTTGAGATTTTATTCGCCCGTCTTGATTATGCCCTCGATCATCTATAACACGATGTATATCGGGCCTACCTGGCATAAATACAGCCGTAACCGCTCTACCTACAAGCACACTATCAGGGTTAATGGTCTGCCAATCTTCTGCATACTGATACTTAAAATTTTCACCTTTGAGTACTGCCCAAGCTTCTTCTATGGTAACACCTTTCATTCTCTTTAAGATATCGTCCGAAACCTTCGGCCTACCATCTTCGAAACGCTCCCCTTTCCATTCCGGAGTTAAAAAAATAAGTTCTTCTTTACTTATCTGTTGTGCGGTCACGGCAAACACAGATCCTAGAAAAACTGTAAGACAAACGAGTGATTTGAAATAGGGTCTCATAAGAAATAATTTAAGCTGGTTCATATTGATATGGTTGAGTCATTCATTAACTATTCATAGTGAACTTATTACGTATCCCACGGTCGACACCCTAAGAATACTTTGAACAGAGGTAAATAAAAACTAACTTGTAACACTCAAATATACCCTATGAAACACCTTCTTTTAACACTATTATTGCTCATATCTTCTGTTGCC
This window harbors:
- a CDS encoding acetyl esterase/lipase; this translates as MKHFITLIAIMTIITPILSQEIIEIPHEKAEGVTWATKERQFHSEVWDTQVVTNVSKPTMQVFKPENPNGTAIIIAPGGGLYGLSIESEGNMVAKWLNDKGITVFVLKYRLVPTGEDGTKEISDEGVNNPAKIGERIKPILPISIADGLSAVAYVRENAQMYSVDVSKIGFMGFSAGGAVTMGVAYYANTIDKPDFIVPVYPWTTAFPVQDAPTDAPKMLIVCATDDPLGLAKGSIALYNSWLNKGYRPALHMYSQGGHGFGMKTQDLPSDDWIQRFYDWAVVENIVSTSKKD
- a CDS encoding galactonate dehydratase, whose translation is MKNSRRDFLSKAVATTALTTLPLVNYGKEYIDAIERTPKMSAPSDLKITDIKCGFIRGGHSLFVKIYSNQDIVGHGEGVDATPGTYHLVKSFGERIKGKSPLNVHRLFEDIRRSGFFEGAQSGMFVAVLTAVETALWDLAGKALNLPVYQLLGGKFRDKIRVYMDTALYQNRLPKPEDFAASAKEAVDMGFTAVKFDLDQANDPNKYDKYNWTAGPAEIQRMYDQMAATREAVGPNIDICADMHGKYDAITGEKVAKMLEPLNMMWLEEPIPAENTDAYKKITESTSTPICAGENHYLAHGFRPLLETGAVDIIMPDLQKAGGLGEAQRIANLANLYYVPFAPHMVASFLGAMASCHVCASVPNFMILEWQIYFHKDPMYKEIVTYDEEMVEDGFIKLSEKPGIGVEINEEGMKKYADKNVPFFK
- a CDS encoding regulator of RNase E activity RraA — protein: MRPYFKSLVCLTVFLGSVFAVTAQQISKEELIFLTPEWKGERFEDGRPKVSDDILKRMKGVTIEEAWAVLKGENFKYQYAEDWQTINPDSVLVGRAVTAVFMPGRPDIHRVIDDRGHNQDGRIKSQNAWTIDLLQKGDVYVVDQFGAHVDGPTIGDNLGNSIYAKTGNGIVYDGAIRDINGLKEIGGFTSFFRTYHPSHHLNNPDDDLNTTLIGINTPTRIGMATVIPGDIVLGRDGGVIFIPPHLAEKVVKISEVVRLRDMFGHQRLREQKYTPGEIDNRWSDKIEKDFSQWLNAHIDELPVPKEQIQELLKTRTW